From Mycolicibacterium fluoranthenivorans, one genomic window encodes:
- a CDS encoding DEAD/DEAH box helicase translates to MSGSVAESGSQFGRELLARAIDGTPAGEHPLRHVTDLAARRAQRRPWPQWAPDAVVAAYADRGITGLWSHQLAAAELAHQGRHVVLSTGTASGKSLAYQLPILTAMSADPRARALYLSPTKALGHDQLRSAQALTLAVENLRDIAPSAYDGDASTEARRFARERSRWIFSNPDMIHLSLLRNHARWAVFLRNLTYIVVDECHYYRGIFGSNVAMVLRRLLRLCERYSGTPTVIFASATTALPGETAAELIGQTVAAVTEDGSPHGERTVALWEPALLGDLVGENGAPVRRSAGAEAARVMADLMAEGARTLTFVRSRRGAELTALGARDRLEEVAPQLAGQVASYRAGYLAEDRRELEHALSEGELRGLATTNALELGVDIAGLDAVVLAGFPGTVASFWQQAGRSGRRGQSALIVLIARDDPLDTYLVNHPAALLDKPIERVVIDPANPYVLGPQLLCAATELPLSDAEVRAWSAEAVAGELVDDGLLRRRAGGYFPTPGVDPHHAVDIRGGTGGQIAILEDGTGRMLGTTGTGQAPAAVHPGAVYLHQGESYLVDSLDFDDGIAFVHAEDPGYTTSAREVTDISVTGPGERNTFGPITLGLVPVSVTNTVTGYLRRRVDGEVIDFVELDMPSRTLDTVAVMCTLTPELLAANGIDMLQVPGSLHAAEHAAIGLLPLVASCDRGDIGGVSTASGPEDGLPTIFVYDGYPGGAGFADRGFRQFSTWWDATAAAIEACECPSGCPSCVQSPKCGNGNDPLDKAGAITVLRMVLGILARHER, encoded by the coding sequence GTGAGCGGTTCGGTGGCCGAATCGGGGTCGCAGTTCGGGCGCGAACTGCTGGCCCGTGCGATCGACGGCACGCCGGCCGGCGAACATCCGCTGCGGCACGTCACCGATCTGGCCGCCCGCCGTGCACAGCGCCGGCCGTGGCCACAGTGGGCTCCCGACGCCGTGGTGGCGGCCTACGCCGACCGCGGGATCACCGGCTTGTGGTCGCACCAACTGGCCGCCGCTGAGCTGGCACATCAGGGTCGCCACGTGGTGCTCTCAACCGGCACCGCATCGGGTAAGTCGCTGGCCTACCAACTGCCGATCCTCACCGCGATGTCCGCCGATCCACGGGCCAGGGCGCTGTATCTCTCCCCGACCAAAGCACTCGGTCACGATCAGTTGCGCAGCGCGCAAGCCCTCACCCTGGCGGTCGAGAACCTGCGTGATATCGCACCGAGCGCCTACGACGGCGATGCCAGCACCGAGGCCCGCCGGTTCGCCCGCGAGCGGTCGCGGTGGATCTTCTCCAACCCCGACATGATCCATCTGTCACTGCTGCGCAACCATGCCCGCTGGGCGGTGTTCCTGCGCAACCTCACCTACATCGTCGTCGACGAGTGCCATTACTACCGCGGCATCTTCGGGTCGAACGTGGCGATGGTGTTGCGCCGCCTGTTGCGGCTGTGCGAGCGGTACTCGGGCACACCCACCGTCATCTTCGCCAGCGCGACGACGGCGCTGCCCGGGGAGACCGCCGCCGAGCTGATCGGCCAGACCGTGGCCGCGGTGACCGAGGACGGATCGCCGCACGGTGAGCGCACCGTCGCGCTGTGGGAGCCGGCTCTGCTGGGCGATCTCGTCGGCGAGAACGGCGCACCGGTGCGGCGGTCGGCGGGTGCCGAAGCCGCCCGCGTGATGGCAGATCTGATGGCCGAGGGAGCGCGCACCCTCACCTTCGTGCGATCCCGGCGGGGTGCCGAACTCACCGCGCTCGGGGCGCGGGACCGGTTGGAGGAAGTGGCACCGCAGCTCGCCGGTCAGGTCGCGTCGTACCGGGCCGGTTATCTGGCCGAGGACCGCCGGGAACTGGAACACGCGCTCTCCGAAGGGGAGCTGCGCGGACTGGCGACCACCAACGCACTCGAACTCGGCGTCGACATCGCCGGGCTGGACGCCGTGGTGCTGGCCGGTTTCCCCGGTACCGTCGCCTCGTTCTGGCAGCAGGCCGGCCGTTCGGGCAGAAGGGGACAGAGCGCGCTGATCGTGCTCATCGCCAGGGACGACCCGCTGGACACCTACCTGGTGAACCACCCTGCGGCGCTGCTGGACAAGCCGATCGAACGGGTGGTGATCGATCCGGCCAATCCGTACGTGCTGGGCCCGCAGCTGTTGTGTGCGGCCACCGAACTGCCGCTGTCCGATGCCGAGGTGCGGGCCTGGAGCGCCGAGGCCGTCGCCGGCGAACTGGTCGACGACGGCCTGTTGCGGCGCAGGGCGGGCGGGTATTTCCCCACCCCCGGTGTCGACCCGCATCACGCCGTCGACATCCGGGGCGGGACGGGCGGTCAGATCGCGATCCTCGAGGACGGCACCGGGCGCATGCTGGGCACCACCGGCACCGGTCAGGCCCCGGCCGCGGTCCATCCCGGCGCCGTCTATCTGCATCAAGGTGAGAGCTATCTGGTCGATTCGCTCGATTTCGACGACGGGATCGCCTTCGTGCACGCCGAGGACCCCGGCTACACCACCTCGGCCCGGGAAGTCACCGATATCAGCGTGACCGGCCCCGGCGAGCGAAACACGTTCGGGCCCATCACACTTGGGCTGGTTCCGGTATCGGTGACCAATACGGTGACCGGGTATCTGCGTCGCCGGGTCGACGGCGAGGTCATCGACTTCGTCGAACTCGACATGCCGTCACGCACACTGGACACCGTCGCGGTGATGTGCACACTCACACCGGAGTTGTTGGCCGCCAACGGTATAGACATGCTGCAGGTGCCCGGCTCGTTGCACGCCGCGGAGCATGCGGCCATCGGGTTGTTGCCACTGGTCGCCAGCTGCGACCGCGGTGACATCGGCGGGGTGTCGACCGCATCCGGACCGGAGGACGGGTTGCCGACGATCTTCGTCTACGACGGATATCCGGGCGGCGCGGGGTTCGCCGACCGGGGGTTCCGCCAGTTCAGCACGTGGTGGGACGCCACCGCGGCAGCCATCGAGGCGTGCGAATGCCCGTCCGGATGTCCGTCGTGTGTGCAGTCGCCCAAGTGCGGCAACGGAAATGACCCGTTGGACAAGGCCGGCGCGATCACCGTGCTGCGCATGGTGCTCGGCATACTGGCTCGCCACGAGCGGTGA